One window from the genome of Synechococcus sp. PROS-7-1 encodes:
- the gcvH gene encoding glycine cleavage system protein GcvH, producing MAFDFPDSYRYADSHEYAWQDADAVRIGLSAYAVDQLGDIVFVDLPEVGAELNRGSSFGTVESVKAVEEMYAPLSGVVLQRNDALLANPEELQNDPHGEGWLLVIQLSDPDQMDQLMDAATYAAKVAAI from the coding sequence ATGGCCTTCGACTTCCCCGATTCGTACCGTTACGCCGACAGCCACGAATACGCTTGGCAGGACGCCGATGCAGTCCGGATCGGGCTCAGTGCCTACGCCGTCGACCAGCTCGGGGACATTGTTTTTGTGGATCTGCCGGAGGTAGGGGCTGAACTCAACCGCGGCAGCAGCTTCGGAACCGTGGAGTCGGTCAAGGCCGTTGAAGAGATGTATGCGCCCCTCAGTGGTGTCGTGCTGCAGCGCAACGATGCCTTGTTGGCGAATCCGGAAGAACTTCAAAATGACCCCCACGGCGAGGGTTGGCTGCTGGTGATTCAACTCAGTGACCCGGATCAGATGGATCAGCTGATGGATGCGGCCACCTACGCGGCCAAGGTGGCGGCCATCTGA
- a CDS encoding DMT family transporter yields the protein MKGLISPQLEVLVSRSMASMRPVVISLFVINAMTLGPGVAHVLVPWNPWNALLAGNLCAALLLLVWHKPGLMLQQARQTSWRSWLLILVDAALASSLSALIFVGLESTTASNAILIGRLAPVLYALLGAVFFRTRVLTQEWFGYGFIIVGVMGIVLIGNHEMIRRGDLLILISTIVFALSSIIGKAAVKDAVEVELLLFARNVVSSLLFFVVAGSLLGFQQFEPLSQGIFWLIMLLYAALLIVVSQYLWYQSSRSLSTISMGRWAAPGPLIGLMAAFLINGDRPTTSQLLGAAVIILGVTVTTFKPTHSESSSHDEALEKKVTLADSHHPIGGSACP from the coding sequence ATGAAAGGATTGATCTCGCCTCAACTCGAGGTGCTGGTGTCGCGCTCCATGGCATCGATGCGACCGGTGGTGATTTCCTTGTTCGTGATCAATGCCATGACACTGGGCCCCGGTGTGGCCCATGTGCTCGTGCCGTGGAACCCATGGAATGCCCTGCTCGCAGGAAACCTCTGTGCTGCCCTGCTCCTGCTGGTGTGGCACAAACCGGGCCTGATGCTGCAACAAGCTCGCCAAACGTCTTGGCGATCCTGGTTGTTGATCTTGGTGGATGCCGCGCTGGCCTCGTCGTTATCAGCCTTGATCTTCGTGGGGCTGGAGTCCACCACAGCCAGCAATGCCATTCTCATCGGTCGTCTAGCTCCGGTGCTCTATGCACTGCTCGGCGCCGTGTTTTTCCGCACTCGCGTGTTGACGCAGGAATGGTTCGGCTACGGATTCATCATCGTGGGGGTGATGGGAATCGTGCTGATCGGCAATCACGAGATGATCCGCCGAGGCGATCTGCTGATCCTGATCTCCACCATCGTTTTTGCCCTCTCATCCATCATCGGCAAAGCAGCTGTGAAAGATGCTGTGGAGGTTGAACTGCTGCTGTTCGCACGCAATGTTGTGTCCAGCCTGCTGTTCTTTGTAGTTGCAGGATCACTGCTTGGTTTTCAACAGTTTGAACCCCTCAGCCAAGGAATCTTCTGGCTGATCATGCTGCTCTATGCCGCGCTTCTGATCGTGGTTTCGCAATACCTCTGGTATCAATCCTCACGGTCTTTAAGCACAATCAGCATGGGCCGGTGGGCAGCACCAGGCCCGCTGATCGGATTGATGGCCGCCTTCCTGATCAATGGGGACCGACCAACGACATCACAACTGCTTGGAGCGGCTGTGATCATTCTCGGAGTAACGGTTACCACGTTCAAACCGACCCACTCAGAGTCGAGCAGCCATGACGAAGCGCTTGAAAAGAAAGTGACTTTGGCGGATTCACACCATCCAATTGGCGGAAGCGCGTGCCCCTGA
- the gcvP gene encoding aminomethyl-transferring glycine dehydrogenase, whose protein sequence is MTLLDQRTAASSTVEPISPFVRRHIGPESQAVDRMLQALGFADLDAFIQAVVPGDILDSQPPRADLPSGVDEAPALAELRTIASRNQLTRSLIGLGYFDTVTPALIQRQVLENPAWYTAYTPYQAEIAQGRLEALLNFQTLISELTGLPIANASLLDEATAAAEAMSMSFGVCKREGACRFLVDAAVLPQTLAVLRTRCEPIGVQLEVAEPDAFRWGDDVFGVLLQLPGRCGRLWDPRACIERAHTHGALVTVSVDPLAQVLLEPVGALGADIAVGSAQRFGVPMGGGGPHAAFFATRDAYRRQVPGRLVGQSRDAEGRPALRLALQTREQHIRRDKATSNICTAQVLLAVMASFYAIHHGPEGLETIANRIVLLRSRLEVGLAAIGFPVPGGARFDSVDVHCPQAPLVHRLAAREGFNLRVLPDGVPADQALGFGISLDELSDEGEIQSLLSICAEVVEKVPATPALPSTPAEVMAGVPLRQRPWLQQSVFHRYRSETELMRYIQRLVSKDLSLVHGMIPLGSCTMKLNAAAELAPVSWREFAAIHPFAPLEQQEGFQALIRDLERWLAALTGFAAVSLQPNAGSQGEYAGLLVIRAWHRSRGEAQRDVCLIPTSAHGTNPASAVMAGLRVVAVACDEDGNVDVEDLRSKAREHADVLAALMVTYPSTHGVFETRIREICSLVHEHGGQVYLDGANLNAQVGLCRPGAFGADVCHLNLHKTFCIPHGGGGPGVGPIGVAAHLQPFLPGHPLMQCGGDQPISSVSAAAWGSAGILPISWMYLRMMGAEGLRTATAVALLSANYLAHRLDAHYPVLFRGEGGLVAHECILDLRGLKRSAGLEVDDLAKRLMDYGFHAPTVSWPVAGTVMVEPTESESLDELDRFCDAMIAIREEVARIESGESDRDNNPLKRSPHTLAAVTDDHWQRPYSRQEAAFPLPGQQQTKFWPAVARIDNAFGDRNLICTCPSVMDLAESPSVR, encoded by the coding sequence ATGACCCTGCTCGATCAGCGGACGGCGGCCTCAAGCACTGTTGAACCGATCTCTCCTTTCGTCCGCCGCCACATCGGACCTGAATCCCAGGCTGTGGACCGGATGCTGCAAGCCCTTGGATTTGCAGACCTTGACGCCTTCATCCAAGCGGTTGTTCCCGGCGACATTCTCGACTCACAGCCGCCCCGTGCTGATCTTCCTTCAGGAGTCGATGAGGCTCCTGCCCTGGCTGAATTGCGAACGATCGCCAGTCGTAATCAGCTGACCCGTTCTCTAATCGGTCTGGGTTATTTCGATACCGTCACTCCGGCTCTGATTCAGCGTCAAGTGCTGGAAAACCCAGCCTGGTACACCGCTTACACCCCCTATCAGGCAGAGATCGCCCAGGGGCGCCTGGAAGCACTGTTGAATTTTCAGACTCTGATCAGCGAGCTGACGGGACTGCCGATCGCCAACGCCTCCCTACTCGACGAGGCCACGGCCGCTGCTGAGGCGATGTCGATGAGCTTTGGTGTGTGCAAACGCGAGGGGGCATGCCGTTTCTTGGTGGATGCCGCCGTGTTGCCGCAGACCCTGGCAGTGCTGCGCACCCGCTGTGAGCCCATCGGTGTGCAGTTGGAGGTTGCTGAGCCAGATGCCTTCCGCTGGGGTGATGACGTTTTTGGGGTTTTGCTCCAGCTTCCCGGACGTTGCGGCCGGCTTTGGGATCCACGCGCTTGCATTGAAAGGGCCCACACGCACGGTGCCCTGGTCACCGTTTCGGTTGATCCACTCGCGCAGGTGCTTCTTGAGCCCGTGGGTGCACTGGGTGCGGATATCGCCGTGGGCAGTGCCCAGCGCTTTGGAGTTCCGATGGGAGGGGGCGGACCCCATGCAGCGTTCTTCGCCACCCGGGATGCCTACCGTCGTCAGGTGCCTGGCCGGTTGGTGGGCCAGTCTCGCGATGCCGAGGGGCGTCCTGCTCTGCGCCTGGCCTTGCAAACCCGCGAGCAGCACATCCGCCGGGACAAGGCCACCAGCAATATCTGCACCGCCCAGGTTCTGCTCGCCGTGATGGCGTCGTTCTACGCCATCCATCACGGCCCCGAGGGCCTTGAGACCATTGCCAACCGAATTGTGTTGTTGCGTTCCCGTCTGGAGGTGGGGTTGGCTGCAATTGGTTTCCCTGTGCCAGGTGGTGCTCGCTTCGACAGTGTCGACGTGCATTGCCCCCAGGCTCCCCTTGTGCATCGCCTGGCGGCTCGCGAGGGTTTCAATCTGAGGGTGCTGCCCGACGGTGTGCCGGCGGACCAGGCCCTCGGGTTTGGAATCAGCCTTGATGAGCTCAGTGATGAAGGCGAGATTCAGAGCCTGCTCTCCATCTGTGCGGAGGTTGTTGAGAAGGTTCCAGCAACACCGGCGCTGCCATCAACTCCAGCGGAGGTGATGGCTGGGGTTCCCTTGCGTCAGCGTCCCTGGCTTCAGCAGAGCGTGTTTCATCGCTATCGCAGCGAAACCGAATTGATGCGCTACATCCAGCGTCTCGTCAGCAAGGATCTGTCGTTGGTGCACGGCATGATCCCCTTGGGCAGCTGCACGATGAAGCTCAACGCGGCGGCTGAACTGGCTCCAGTGAGTTGGCGTGAGTTCGCTGCGATCCACCCCTTTGCTCCCTTGGAGCAACAGGAGGGATTTCAGGCGCTGATCCGTGATTTGGAGCGTTGGCTCGCCGCTCTGACAGGTTTCGCCGCTGTTTCATTGCAGCCCAATGCCGGATCCCAGGGGGAATATGCCGGTTTGTTGGTGATCAGGGCGTGGCATCGGTCCCGCGGGGAGGCCCAGCGGGATGTGTGCCTCATTCCCACCAGCGCCCATGGAACCAACCCTGCCAGTGCGGTGATGGCTGGACTGCGCGTGGTGGCCGTGGCCTGTGATGAGGATGGCAACGTGGATGTTGAGGATCTGCGATCCAAAGCCAGGGAGCACGCCGATGTGCTCGCTGCCTTGATGGTCACCTATCCCTCAACCCATGGTGTGTTCGAAACACGGATTCGAGAGATCTGCTCTCTCGTTCATGAGCATGGCGGCCAGGTGTATCTCGATGGCGCCAACCTCAATGCCCAGGTGGGGCTGTGCCGCCCCGGTGCCTTCGGCGCTGATGTCTGCCATTTGAATCTGCACAAGACCTTCTGCATTCCCCACGGTGGCGGTGGCCCCGGGGTGGGTCCGATCGGAGTTGCTGCCCATCTCCAGCCTTTTCTGCCAGGCCACCCCCTGATGCAGTGCGGAGGCGATCAGCCCATTTCATCGGTGTCTGCAGCGGCCTGGGGTAGTGCCGGAATCCTGCCGATCAGCTGGATGTATCTGCGCATGATGGGCGCTGAAGGTTTGCGCACCGCCACGGCGGTGGCCTTGCTATCGGCCAACTATCTGGCTCATCGCCTGGATGCGCACTATCCCGTGCTGTTTCGCGGTGAAGGAGGTCTGGTGGCCCATGAATGCATCCTTGACCTGCGCGGACTCAAGCGCAGCGCAGGGCTGGAAGTGGATGATCTCGCGAAGCGTTTGATGGATTACGGCTTCCATGCCCCCACCGTGAGCTGGCCTGTGGCCGGCACCGTGATGGTGGAGCCCACAGAGAGCGAAAGCCTCGACGAACTCGATCGTTTCTGTGACGCCATGATTGCCATCCGGGAGGAGGTGGCTCGCATTGAGAGCGGAGAAAGCGATCGCGACAACAATCCCCTGAAACGCTCCCCCCACACTCTGGCGGCAGTGACAGACGATCACTGGCAGAGGCCCTATTCGCGACAAGAAGCTGCTTTCCCGTTGCCTGGCCAGCAGCAGACCAAGTTCTGGCCTGCCGTGGCCCGCATCGACAATGCCTTTGGTGATCGCAACTTGATTTGCACCTGCCCGAGCGTGATGGATCTGGCTGAATCGCCCTCAGTGCGATAA